The following proteins are co-located in the Pyricularia oryzae 70-15 chromosome 1, whole genome shotgun sequence genome:
- a CDS encoding EF hand domain-containing protein — protein sequence MAESGAEAGAPNLNLTPDEKRYYGQLFRQADTDGVGVVTGDVAVKFFDKTRLESRILGEIWQIADQENRGFLTPAGFGIVLRLIGHAQAGREPTPEVALQPGPLPRFDGINIPGLAPQTSGSGPGPAAMPLQAQGTGVRIPPLTPEKAAQYAGLFEQQNLAPGNMLPGDQARQIFERSGLPTEVLGRIWQLADTEQRGALVQTEFIIAMHLLASTKQGQLRGLPNVVSAGLYEAATRRPTGIPGQRSPTSGVPPIPAIPRQLSGQSQMRTGSPLGRSQTGPGSDWLITAADKGRFDQEYVKLDAGNKGFITGEEAVPFFSQSNLPEDTLAQIWDLADINSAGRLTRDEFAIAMYLIRQQRTNRNGANTLPATLPPNLIPPSMRGQARPPTANAAHSAFDAPAPPPPLPPAQPKSALDDLFGLDTPPVPAAPLQKPIATGGSNDPFGSNASPASASPAKQSPTVPTFAPFVPSSSFGRTLTAQTTGASNSSAGAFPKPAPVQQPQHSGTFDDDLLGDNDEGSKNVSNDSAELANLSNQISSLSKHMQEVQGQRTTTQNELNQSAAQKKNFEQRLAQLRALYEKEAKDVRALEDQLNASRSETKKLQTEMAMLEGTYQDLQNQHRQVATALQADQQENANLKDRIRAVNAEVAQLKPLIEKLKLEARQQKGLVAINKKQLATNESERDKLKSEMDDFSKGTGELSRQNTGAAAQVASPAVSTTSVNNPFFRRTGSTDIMGAFASPPAKPSSNDKSFDDVFGPSFGSASNTPPPTTAFLAAQNTGASTGSAASFATPATSNTPNLSRQPTLTTGEPPAPPESRQMNSSFLPFGETESLSSSRQVSPPASRMGQADLPPSDSVQKQPTAPLQSTNTGLSAASGSHGDVPGTTSPTPRAVTHSHSDSVGDPFSSVDQAKAKDDFESAFASFKNAHTKPAAAGASAFDMPSSSTGGSEGKEPTVAAFASEFPPISELERDDDSDSESDRDGFDDDFAPTSPKPATETNTIGVASSEDIKPTSPSTAHSGADGASSNVATTPAAATSSSSVNTAMPPTSGNAASVAAPTATGSLGSAGPSGPPPTAPPPLPEKKSFDDLDDDFEGLEDAQEGSAADEDFANISRSALDDFNPVFDDSSPPRSHGTKSDLSKDPTIGTGAPNLGAETSSFDFVSGSSASLGSSSAQPASTGPPAPAKVPAPGAAAEGSTGNDNHDWDALFADLDGPAAGNTGTVAPAATENSTSAKSPTAAPSRPAEVSRLMTEEGVHDDPILKNLTSMGYSRKDAVAALEKYDYNLERAANYLASHS from the exons ATGGCAGAGTCTGGCGCCGAAGCAG GTGCGCCAAACTTAAACCTGACACCAGACGAGAAACGATACTACGGACAGTTGTTCCGACAGGCCGACACCGATGGGGTGGGTGTCGTAACTGGCGATGTTGCAGTCAAGTTCTTCGACAAGACCAGGCTTGAGTCTCGTATCCTCGGAGAG ATCTGGCAGATAGCGGATCAAGAAAACAGAGGCTTTCTCACCCCGGCTGGCTTTGGCATCGTCCTACGTCTGATCGGCCACGCGCAGGCTGGCCGCGAGCCTACACCCGAGGTCGCTTTACAGCCTGGCCCTCTGCCTCGCTTCGATGGCATCAACATACCCGGTCTGGCACCCCAAACCAGCGGGTCTGGCCCTGGTCCGGCTGCGATGCCTCTTCAGGCCCAGGGCACCGGTGTCCGAATCCCGCCCTTGACACCCGAAAAGGCCGCCCAATATGCTGGCCTTTTCGAGCAGCAGAACTTAGCCCCCGGGAACATGCTCCCAGGTGACCAGGCCCGCCAGATCTTTGAAAGGTCCGGCTTGCCTACCGAGGTCCTCGGACGCATATGGCAGTTGGCCGATACAGAACAGCGGGGCGCACTGGTGCAGACCGAGTTCATTATTGCCATGCATCTCCTGGCCTCTACTAAGCAAGGCCAACTACGTGGACTGCCCAATGTTGTGTCCGCTGGTCTCTATGAGGCTGCAACACGCCGCCCGACCGGGATTCCGGGTCAAAGAAGCCCTACTTCGGGGGTGCCTCCCATTCCCGCGATTCCCAGGCAGTTGAGTGGACAGTCCCAGATGAGAACCGGGAGCCCGCTTGGAAGGTCACAGACAGGACCTGGGAGCGACTGGCTCATAACCGCAGCAGATAAAGGTCGGTTCGATCAGGAGTATGTCAAGCTTGATGCGGGCAACAAAGGGTTTATCACTGGAGAGGAAGCCGTGCCTTTCTTCAGCCAGTCCAATCTACCAGAGGATACGCTTGCACAGATCTGGGATCTGGCAGATATTAACTCAGCTGGCAGGCTCACGCGTGATGAGTTTGCAATTGCCATGTACCTCATCCGACAACAGCGCACCAACCGCAACGGTGCCAACACGCTACCGGCTACTCTCCCTCCCAACCTCATCCCACCCAGTATGCGAGGGCAGGCCAGACCGCCTACAGCTAACGCAGCCCACTCAGCTTTTGATGCGCCTgctccaccgccgccgctgccgcctgcTCAGCCTAAATCTGCTTTGGATGATCTCTTCGGCCTGGACACCCCTCCTGTGCCAGCTGCACCTCTACAGAAGCCGATCGCAACAGGAGGCTCCAACGATCCTTTTGGCAGCAACGCAAGCCCAGCATCTGCCTCGCCTGCCAAACAGTCCCCCACTGTTCCCACCTTTGCTCCGTTTGTCCCGTCCTCCTCGTTCGGCCGTACTCTCACCGCGCAAACAACGGGCGCCTCCAACAGCTCCGCCGGCGCGTTTCCCAAGCCAGCTCCGGTCCAACAGCCGCAGCATTCTGGGACCTTTGATGACGACTTGCTGGGCGACAATGACGAAGGCAGCAAGAATGTTAGCAACGACTCGGCCGAGCTTGCAAACCTATCGAATCAGATTAGCTCCTTGAGCAAACATATGCAGGAGGTTCAAGGTCAGCGAACTACTACGCAGAACGAGCTGAATCAGTCGGCTGCGCAAAAGAAGAACTTTGAACAGCGCCTCGCTCAACTACGTGCCCTGTACGAGAAGGAAGCAAAGGACGTGCGGGCACTGGAGGATCAGCTCAACGCTTCTCGCAGTGAGACCAAGAAACTGCAAACTGAGATGGCCATGCTTGAAGGCACATATCAAGACCTTCAGAACCAGCATCGCCAGGTTGCCACTGCGCTGCAAGCGGATCAGCAGGAAAATGCCAACTTGAAGGATCGCATTCGGGCCGTCAATGCTGAGGTGGCCCAACTGAAGCCGCTGATCGAGAAGCTCAAATTGGAGGCGCGACAGCAGAAAGGGTTGGTTGCTATCAACAAAAAACAGCTGGCCACAAACGAGTCGGAGCGTGACAAACTCAAGTCAGAGATGGACGACTTTTCCAAGGGAACCGGAGAACTCAGCAGACAAAACACCGGCGCAGCCGCCCAGGTGGCTAGCCCGGCCGTCTCGACAACGAGTGTCAACAATCCGTTCTTCAGGAGAACTGGCAGCACAGACATCATGGGTGCCTTTGCGTCGCCACCTGCGAAGCCATCGAGCAACGACAAGTCGTTTGATGATGTCTTTGGCCCGTCTTTCGGCTCCGCGTCCAACACTCCGCCTCCCACTACCGCCTTCCTAGCGGCGCAGAACACGGGCGCTTCTACTGGCAGTGCGGCGTCTTTTGCGACGCCTGCCACCTCGAACACCCCCAACTTGAGCCGGCAACCCACCCTAACGACGGGTGAACCCCCTGCGCCGCCTGAGTCCCGGCAGATGAATTCCAGCTTCCTTCCATTCGGAGAGACGGAGTCGTTGTCATCGTCCCGTCAGGTATCTCCGCCTGCGAGCAGGATGGGTCAAGCAGATCTGCCACCATCTGATTCTGTCCAGAAACAGCCAACCGCCCCGCTGCAGTCCACTAACACGGGTCTCAGCGCGGCGTCAGGATCTCAT GGCGATGTTCCTGGCACCACCTCACCAACTCCTCGTGCGGTTACTCACTCGCACTCCGACAGCGTCGGTGACCCCTTTTCCTCTGTCGATCAGGCCAAAGCCAAGGACGATTTCGAATCTGCTTTTGCAAGCTTCAAGAATGCACACACGAAGCCggctgcagcaggagcaTCCGCATTTGACATGCCAtcttcgtccactggcggaTCTGAAGGGAAAGAACCGACGGTGGCTGCTTTCGCCTCCGAATTTCCGCCCATCTCGGAGCTGGAACGTGATGACGATTCCGACTCTGAAAGTGACAGAGATGGATTCGATGATGACTTCGCGCCGACATCTCCGAAACCCGCAACGGAAACGAATACGATTGGCGTCGCCTCCTCCGAGGACATCAAGCCGACATCCCCATCCACTGCACATTCAGGGGCTGATGGCGCTTCGAG CAATGTTGCAACGACACCGGCTGCCGCCACTTCATCTTCCTCTGTGAACACGGCGATGCCGCCTACCTCGGGTAACGCGGCGTCTGTCGCCGCTCCTACAGCCACAGGTTCCTTGGGTTCAGCAGGGCCGAGCGGGCCGCCACCCACTGCTCCGCCGCCTCTGCCGGAAAAGAAGTCTTTTGACGATCTTGATGATGACTTTGAGGGATTGGAGGACGCCCAAGAGGGCTCAGCAGCCGATGAAGACTTTGCCAACATTTCTCGCTCGGCTTTGGACGACTTTAATCCCGTATTTGACGACTCATCGCCCCCAAGGAGCCACGGAACCAAGAGCGATCTCTCCAAGGATCCCACTATTGGTACCGGAGCGCCAAACTTGGGAGCTGAGACGAGCAGTTTTGACTTTGTAAGCGGCAGCAGCGCTTCACTTGGTAGCTCAAGTGCGCAACCCGCCTCGACAGGCCCGCCGGCTCCGGCCAAAGTTCCGGCTCCGGGCGCAGCTGCTGAAGGTAGCACTGGAAATGACAACCATGACTGGGATGCCCTTTTTGCCGATCTTGATGGGCCAGCCGCTGGCAATACCGGCACTGTAGCCCCGGCCGCCACAGAGAATTCGACTTCCGCAAAGTCGCCTACTGCCGCGCCATCACGGCCGGCTGAAGTGAGCCGGCTGATGACTGAGGAAGGAGTGCATGATGACCCAATCCTCAAGAACCTGACCAGCATGGGGTACTCTCGTAAAGATGCCGTGGCCGCGCTCGAGAAGTACGATTACAATCTCGAGAGG gcTGCCAACTACCTCGCAAGTCATTCCTGA